The Capra hircus breed San Clemente chromosome 25, ASM170441v1, whole genome shotgun sequence nucleotide sequence AAGTGTCGTTTTGGGCCAGAACCTCTCGGATCCACATGTAGTGCGCACTGACATTGGTGTAGACACCCGGCCGGTTGGGCCTACCGCAGCCCACTCCCCAGCTCACGACTCCAACTTGATACCACAGCCCTTTCTTTTCACAGACCAAGGGCCCACCTGAGTCACCCTGGGGACCAGCATGGGTGAGTCCAGCCTGGGGCGGCACGGGAGGGGTGAGCAGAGAGGCCAGGAGAGCAGGAGGGGCTGTGGAGCCAGGCAGAGGGGGTGCAaatcccacccctcccctccaccgAAGTGAgcaagcctcagtttctgcatctgcaaAGTGGAACAgtcgccccccgcccccagggtGGACACGAGGCCCGAATGGAGGGCAGGGACGCAGGGTGCTTTCTGGccggggcagggaggtgggcaaCTGGGGTGATATGTGAGCTGGGGACGGGAGGGACACTCACAAAGCAGGAATCCTTGCCGCCTTGAGGGTCGCCAGCGCAAATCATGTCTCCCCAGATGTCAACGCGGAAATCGGGCATTGAGAACAGGTGATTACACATGGTCGTGTTTATGATCCCGACCTGCACTTCCTGGAGGGTGTAGGGATATGGCAGACCTTCCACGGAGTTGAGGGAACAGAGAAAGATGGCATCCTGAGCCTCTCCTCTGCCATCAGAATGGCACAGGCTATGAAGGTACGCGGTGGGGGGACCCTGGGGCACCCACAGAACCTGGGACATTGCCCTTGACTCCTCTGCTATAGCCCAGCACCCAGCACGTGGTGGGTGATGAACACACCACAGAAGGGCCTAGAGACGGGACAGGCTGTTACAGCTTCCCTCTCTGCAGCCTGCAGACAACAGGCCCTGCTCCAGCCCCTGGGGAGAGACCTTAGCACTCCAGGGTGGGGCTGGTGCAGCTGGGACGGTTTAGGATCTGCACAGTCCAGCGCCCAGTGCCTGCAGGCGTGGGGCAGCCTGGCGCGCTCTCTCTCCCCCTGCAATGCGCCTGCCCAGCCGGAGCCCAGAGCTCTACCAGGTGCTCCTGCAGCACCCCTAGGATGCAGTGCAATCAGCCTCCATCTTGGGTAAGAAAAGATTCGGGAGGAAGGTCACCCTCCCTCAACCCCGGCAAAGTACCAGGAGCCGTCAGAGCCTAATATGAACCCTTGCATGCTAAGTTAtttcaatcgtgtccaattctttgcaaccccacggaccatgacccaccaggctccactgtccatgggattctctaggcaagagtagtggagtggattgccatgacctcctccagggggtcttcccgacccagggatcgaacccaagtctcttatgtctcctgcatgggtcagcggatcctttaccactagcacccctgggaagccctgatatgaGCCCAGGCCTGTCCAAAGTCTAGACCTGAATCACCTCCTTGTCCTGCAGAGGATGGTGACCCCATTAACACTGGAAGGTGGTGAGGCAATCGTTTCTTGGCTGCCAGGCGCTCCGCTAAGCCCTCATGTAGGAATGCTTTTAAGGCTCGGAACTACCCTCTCTGGTAGGAATTATTATcacctcactttacagatgagtaagGTGAGGCAGAGTGAGATGAAGTGCTTTGCCCAAGGTTTCCCCACTAGTACAGAGTATATCAGCTCTGGGGATGGGGTCAAGAAGTCACCTTCTACCTGTCGGACTGAGGGTTCAGCTGGAGCTGGGTGTAATTGCCTGTCAGCTGGGGGAGAGGCAGTGTCAGCCTGGCTGGGCCCCTCAGCTCAAGGCCATCCAGCCCTTTGGGCCCAAGAAGTCTACACTAAGGCACTTTCTCCAGCCCCCTGGGGTGCAAGGAAAGGACAGGGCAGGTCTCCAGTCGACTCCCCTCTCCTTGCTGGCAATGCCAGGTGTGTGGCTGGCTATCCTCTCTGGGCCAAGGAGCCCTGGCTTCTCCATGGATCCCCAGGGCCTGGGAAACGCCCCATGCCTCTCtgggcttcctcatctgtaaagcaggCATAAAGATGCTCCCAGCCTCTTTGGCAGGTAGACTTCAGAAAGAAGAGAGTCCTTGGAGCCCAGAACCATGCTGGGACACACAGTGCACCAGGGGAGCTTGGTCTGTCACGGCTGCTGTGGTTGAGGGCGAGGCAGGGCCGCGCTAGGCCCGGGAGCAGCAAGACCGGCGGTCTAATCTGTGAGCCCCTCTGGGGGGCCTGGGCCCAGCGGATTCAAGGGACTCGTGGTAAGAGAGAAATGGGTGGCagctaatggcaccccactccagtgctcttgcctggaaaactccattggcagaggagcctggtgggctgcagtccatggggtcgctaggagtcggacacgactgagcgacttcactttcacatttcactaatGCCAGCACATGCAGCCCCGCACAGACTGGATGGGAGCAAGGCTGGAGCAAGGCTCGAAGTTTCAAGGAGAGAGAATGAATGAGCTGGCACTCCAGGATGGGAGGgctcccccctcccaccgcccctgTCGGTGCagaaggggtgggggagctggagtgggaggctggatggagggggtgggggagcaccCTGCTGGGGTAGAAAGAAGGGTttcctgaaacacacacacaccctccccccaCAGCACCCAACAGACACCCAGCAGGCTGGGTGTGCTAGCCTGGGCCTTCCTCTCTGGTTTCTGGCTCACAATCTCCGGAAGAGAAGGGGAGCTTAGGGTACAGAAAGCCCTGCCCTACGGGCGAGGGGCAAGAGTGGAGAGCCAGCGTGGGGAGAACACTGAGCAGGCTGCCCGTGGGAGGCTGGCGCAGCTGGAACCAGCAGGCGATGACACTGCCACCCTCGCCTGGCCCAGACCCATCTGTCCCCACACTCACTCAGCTCTTCTTCAATGTCTCCCCAGCCGGTCACCCAACAGTCACTGCTGTTCTCAAACTCGGAGATGGAGGCCATGACACAGATGGGCTGGATGTACTTAGTGTAGGTGACTGAGGAGGACAGCTTCACCAGGGCGATGTCATACACCGGAGCGCCCAGATAGAAGGGGCTCAGGAAAATCTGGTCCACATAGTAACGGTTGTAGTAGGCTTGCAAGTTCCAAATGGATGGTGCGGCTGACAGCTCCCCAAACTGGACTGACCAGTGAAAGGGATTTCGGTTGCTATCAAGGGAGGAGAGAGCCCTCAGGGGTCTTCAAAGGGAGGGTGGGCCACCCCAGCACGCCTGGGGCCGCTCCCTGAGACCGCCGGGCCACTGCCCGACTCATCCCGGACACAGGTCCTCCTTCCACAAAGAGGCCAGGGTAGAAATGGGGAGAACCCTGAGCCCCAGCCAAAGTCCCACATCTGGGGACTTGGGGCAGGAGGGTGCCTCCCCTGCCAGCTCACCTGGCCAGTCACTCAACCACCTGTCGCCTCCAGGGCCCTCCTCTTAAGGGGACCAGCAGGTTGATGGGGGTTACACAGGCTGGGCTCCACACAGCTTCCGGGACCACCGACCCCACCAGCCGGGCTCCTGTCCAGCACTTACCTCAGCTCATTCCTCCCCAGGGGGCACACCTCCGCTGGGAGGTGAGGTGAGGAAGGTGGAGGCTAGAGGTGCCATTTGGGGACAAACGAAGCAAGAAAGAGAACAAGACACACAAATGTTCCGGAAGAAACCGCATAGGGGTTCCTCCGGGAGCGCCCTGGGGGCCTCTCGCCGGTGTGGAACGGGCTGCAGCCCAGCCTGGGGCTCAGGAGCACACGAGGGCCGCGCCCACGTGGGACATGGGCGCGCTTCCTGGCACAGACCCGGGACGCGGGGTTAGCGGGCCCCCTTCCCCCAGACTCACTTTTCAAAGCAGTGCGCAGCCGAGAGCACCCAGCGGCGGTTGAGCAGGCTCGCTCCGCAGAAGTGGGAGCCCCACAGACGCAGGCTGCCCTGCCACGGCCACTGCCCAATCTCTGCATCCTTTCCACCCACTATGCGTGTCGGCATGACCCGTTGGCCACAAGGCCCTGGGATGGACAGACGGACACCAGGCTGAGCTGCGGGAGCCAGGCTCATCCTGTCCACCCTCACCCACTGGGAAGGGAAGGGGCTCCCCGGGGAACCGCGCGTCCTGGGGTCCTGCCACCCAGGAAGAGTCGAACGCTGGGGACCCGCCCCACGTGGCCCGAGGGCGCCCCCCCGGTCCTGCCCGTCCCCGGCCCCCCGGGGCCCATCAGTTACATGCGAGCATCGACGAGTTCTGAAAACCTGGAGCGGGGAGAGGGAAAGCTGAGGCGCCCTTCGCGCTCGGGCCCACGAGCCCTCCGCGGGGAAGCGCCTCCTGCACGCCTTACCTGGAAGCAGCAGGTCCTTGTCCCGAAAGGCTGGGGGCAGGAGACGAGGTGAGCTCGCCCCTGCCTCCTCGCGCCCCAGCCGCCCCCTCACCCCGGCTCGCGCCCGCAGCCCTCGCCGCAGCCCTCGCCCGAGCTCACCCTGCTCGGCGATTTCGATCCGCACCAGCAGCTGCGCCAGCAGCAGCGCCGCCCCGTGCGGGCGCATGGCCTCGCCCCCGGCAGCCCGGCGCCCTCTCCGCTCCCGCCCGCTCCAGGGCCCCGCTGAGCGCCCCCTGGGGGAGAGGGAGCCGCGGGAACCCTGGCCGCCCCCCGCCGGGCCGACGACCTCGCTGGTCCAAGGTTTGTTTGGGTACCTGGGACGTCACAGTGCCCGGCTTTGAGCTTGTTACTGGGACTGGTCCCCAACGACGTACCTTGCTATGGCCCGGGAACCGGTGCGAGCAGCCGACCCCTCTCTCGTTCGCCACGCTGGGGGCCTGGCCGCCCGCTGCTGCCCTCTGTACTGGCCGCTCCTTCCTCTAGAAAGGACCGAGGACCTGGCCCACCGTCAGGACTCTCATGAAAGCACAGTCCCAAGTCCTCACTGAGTGTTGATTGGGGCCAGGCACTGTATTATCTGCTGTTAAAAGTGATGACCTTCACTGGACCCACAGAATAAACGCTGGCCTGATTTGACCATCTAGGGGGCTCTTAACCTCCCTGTCTGCTTGTTGCTGGGCAAGGAGCTTCATCTATCTCTACAGAGCCTACAGGTTGCTTCCCCTCCTTGTGGACAGTGTTGCAGGCACCAAAGTCACTTTGTGGACGCAAAGTCAATAATTTTTTAGGAGGattcacagaactcagaaaagcTGTTCCTCTCCTGATTGTGGTACCTTACAGTGAATGGATACAGATAACATCAGCACATGCCAAAGGTGCAGAGGAGAGTCTGGGAGAGATCGGGTACAGGCTTCCAGCTGTCTTCTTCCAGAGGACAGAGGTCGGGTGGGCACCGCTTAATTTTCCCACTCATGAAGTGCTGTCAACCAGGGGCACTCACCTAAGCTTTGGTGTCTGGAGTTTCTATTGGGATTTCATGGCAAAGGTATGGGGTGCCCACGTGGCTGACCTTAGTTCTGACTGCAGCCCCTTCAGAGGTCCAGCTGATCCAGTCTGACCCAAGGCCCCACCATAAATTACATCATTAGCAACTATCTGgagaggccccagggccccaGATCTACAGACAGTCTTTTCAGGCAGGACTCTCCAAGGGGTGGATGTTATTTCCTAAGAGCTGTTAAAAGGCCAGCCATTTCTTTGGACTATGCAGGGTTTAACCATCCTAGACCTGTTCAGTTAACCTTTTACTTGCACAGCAACCAAGAATGAAGAAATGTTCACAGAAAATTTGTACATGCAGTGGAAGGATCTATTcaaataaactgaactgactccagaggaaactgagatattacatggaacagcagacagcTTGAAAAATTCTAACTGGTTTCCTCAGAAAGCCTGAAGAGGTGTTTATCAGCATTAAATAAGAATTATACTACAGAAAACCAAGCAATCAGACAACAAGAAAGAGTGtctggaaatttaaaatatttctgaagtaAAGCAGTTTAGCCAAACACCTGAATAAGAAAAtggtgctaattcacttcagtcgtgtccgactctgtgcgacccatagatggcagcccaccaggctctcccatccctgggattctccaggcaagaacactggagtgggttgccatttccttctccaatgcatgaaagtgaaaagtgaaagtgaagtcgctcagtcgtgtctgactcctagcgacctcatggactgcagcctaccaggctcctcagcccatgggattctccaggcaagaacactggagtggggtgccataagaAAATGGACATAGCTAAAAAATGAATTGgcaaacttgaagacagagtagTGAAACATGGAGAACTCAGAGCCAACGTTTAAAGGGGGCAAATTACATGGGAGATAAATGTAGAGGTGTGGAATGACGGTCAAGACTGGTTCTTGTTGGGACTTCCCAGTCGTTAAGAATCTGcactgcaatgcaggggatgagggtttgatccctgtttggagaactaagatcccacatgtcaccacaactactgaagtctgagaGCTCTGACGCTCACTCTGGAGTCTGAGagacacaactagagagtccatgcacagcaaaggaagatgCCCCGTGTGACACGACTAACACCCgcctcagccaaataaataataataaagagtgGTTCTTGTGTATCCGTTTCTCCACAATAAACAGCactttaagtgaaataaaataggGGGTTGAGAAAAGGTGAAGATCAGGCCTGCCTCTAGAATCCCCATTAGCAAACCATTAGAAAGGCaggttgggggcttccctgggggtccagtgagtaaaaatcctcctgccaatgcaagtgaCAGGAGtcactgatccaggaagatcccatatcctgcagggcaactaagaccGTGTACCTCAACTACTGAGGCCTATgcgcctggagcccatgctcttcaGCAAGAGGAGTCACTACAAGAAGTCCATGCAActcaacaaagagtagcctccactggctgcaactagagaaagcccaccagGAGCAACGAGGAGCACCGCagccaaagggagaaaaaaaagcagGGTCTGTACATGGTACTGGTCCCACATCTATTTTTACCTCCTCAATATCATTCTGAATAGGTGACCAGACACTTGTGAACACAAAAAGAGTAAtcgggagcttccctggtggctcaggggtgaggAATccgcgtgccagtgcaggagacgtaggttcgatccctgatctgggaggatcccacacgctgcagagcagCTCAGCCTGTGCACAACTGCGGAGCCTGTGCTTCAGaacccgggagccacaactactgaagtccgagGACCCTAAAGCCCCtgatctgcaacaagaggagccactgcaaagagaagcccaagcaccacacctggagagtagaccctgctcggcacaactagagaaaaacccacacagcaaggaagacccagcacaaccgaaaataaatacataaaaatagcgACAGCAACAAAGCAACAAAAGACTCGTTGAATGGCTGTGAGTTCTAAGGGACGTTTGATGATCAGGAGTGTCAGgatgtcttcattctttttttttttttttttcattcttattttttattaaagttttttcaattgaaatacagttgatttacaatgttgtattagtttcaggcgtGCAgccaaagtgactcagttttttgTTTGCTCTTTCGGCCgcgccatgtggcatgtgggatcttagttccctgaccggggatccaACCTGTACCTCctggcagtggaagctcagagtcttcatcactggaccaccaggaaagtcccagttttatacacatgcacacacacacacattctttttcagattcgcctccattataggctattacaagatattaagtatagttccctgtgctgtacagtaggtctttgttggttgtctattttatatatatagcagtatgtatattttaatcccaaactccaagtttatccctccccccttttgtaaccataaatttattttctatgtctgtgagcctatttctgtttcataaataagttcatttgtatcattctctttttagattccacatataagtgatatcatgtgatgtttgtctttctttgacttacttcacttagtatgataatgtctgggtccatccatgttgctacaaatgatattatctcattctttttttcttttcattaacaaaactttttattttgtactggggtatagatGATTACAAGGATGTCTTTACATCAGATTACTGTTAAATGCACTGGCTCTTACATAATTCTGATAATCTAGACATTCTCAAAATAATTTCTGggaccaaagaaacaaaaaatcacaAACAGGCACGATGTGTCTTTCTTTATCCCCATAAGGTGTCAGTAAATCATGaaacttctgtttgtttgtttttttccaataaCAAAAATCTGTAAATACTGTTAGTGGAGGTACTTTACTATTTTACAAGGATTCCAGCAAGTCTACTCCAATAAGGGCCAAGCATAAGTaggctgggctttccaggtggcatgagtggtgaagaacctgcctgccaacgcaggagacataggagactcgggaagattccctggagaagggcatggcagcccacagCAGTATTTGGCTGGCagacctcatggacagaggagcctggtgggctacacgccaaagggtcaaaaagagtcagacacagcatgCACACATAAGTAGGTTAAGAAATTTAACTTCTTGTAATTtctttctaggacttccctggtggttcagatggtaaagcatctgcctaagatgcaggagacccggatttgatccctgggttgggaagatcccctggaaaaagaaatggcaacccactccagtattcttgcctggaaaatcccatggatggaggaacctggcaggctacagtccacggcatcgcaaagagttgggcatgactgaacgacttcactttcactttctttctttcactttctttctaaacatcttctttttattttgttttgactaAGGATATATATTGGGGGGAAAGTCACAAGCAAGATAAAAGTGGCTGTGGATGATCACGTACCAGATACTTGCAGATAAAACAGAACCCAAGGCTCAAAGTCTTGAGAATGAGCTATGAGCCACAGGGGTATTTTACGTTGGTAAGAGTTACAAGCGCCTGAAAAGATATAAGAGGCATGACTTTTATACCCcaataacaatttttattttgaaataataaaaataaaacaaaagatgttatacataaaaataagacaaaaatgttCTAAATATTCAAGGAACTAATAAatccacattttttttcccctctcagaaATCAAGAGATCAGGTAAATGAAAAAGCAATAATGCAGTACTGAGCATGATTTTGGCCTAAATCAAGCATttgggtggagaaggaaatggtaacccactctagtattcttgcctggagaatcccacagacagaggggcctggtggggcacagtccacggggtcacagagtcagacatgactgagaatgaGCACACATGCAAGCATCTGGGGCTTCTCAGAGACCCAAGGAGCCCCTTGGAGGGGGAGCTGCCTGCAGGCTAGGCCGATGTGAGGGGCAATCCAAGATAggtacttttttgttgtttgtgtttaatcttttggCGGCACTGcacagtatcttagttccctgatcagggaatcagggttcctgcattgggaggtggattcttaaccactgggccagcagggtaTCCCCTGGGCTTGCTCCGtatctctcctcctctttctccagcCCCTATctttccagggaagcctgagaactgGCTGGAGAAATGTAAGCCAGCCACTGGCGTAGGGAGTACAGGGCAGGACCTCAGGCAGGGGCAGGGGTGCTGGCCACTGtgcagggagaggaggcaggagtggGCGTCCTTTGGGACCTCCATCAGTCTTTCAATTTCTTGAACGTTCACCGGCTGTGTTACATAAAGTCCCTAGAGGCAGTTGACAGCTACACATGCAAATGACAGAACAAGATCATTTTGGATATTGCTAAGTTCTAGGAAggaaatggacttccctgatggctcagattataaagcctctgcctgcaatgcaggagacccaggttcgatccctgggtctggaagatcccctggagaaggaaatggcaacccactccagtactcttgcctgcataatcccatggatagaggagcctggtaggctatagtctatgggatcataaagagtcggacacaactgagcaacttcacttttgccggagtccagctccagcagccagggaatcaacctggagggatgggtgGTGTCGGCAAGTAACGATGCAGCCTCTCAGGTTTCCTGGACTGCATATTTATTTCAAacttaagattctcttttatacttttacaaaagcattaggtcagagatttgacattttcagttcccccgaCCCAGATTTGTTGTCTCCATAAATCActgttgcccctcaaaaggagttcctgCCTCAGCAATTCTCTTATCTACTTCGtctcatgtgtccttgtgaatacatagtaactcatgctaatgtctgggctgcataccacattcctcagtttatttcttatctttctaaatcctgtttgcccctagtatcctgaGCTCACTTTCTCTAAAAAGGTTTCTAACCACTAATATCTCCAAAATTCCTAATCTCtgtaagctatagtaaaatatgctaacattacagcattccttaaatctttagcttctaactatttaaattattcctaagccctaaattcagcaaactcctttgccataaacattttcctcacaaataggTTTCAGAtggcaatccctcccatggcctcaagctgtggcctacgtgctcatcctggaacactcttctGTAAAGGTTCTTGAATGAATGTCAATGATtcactttatgaattattctctgagcacagctgcagaaggctttgtgccttctcatgctcctctcaagaacaataagcaccttaatattcttttcagtcaactcagccaaggagaggaaaaaacaagtcagaatcacaaagcctGACTCCTTTATCCCGGGTCTGTGCCTGCGGGACAAGGAGAGGGAGTTGGGGCCGTGCCTCCGTTTTGTCCGTAATGCCTAACGCGGCTCCcgacacactttcactttcaggaaggaAATACAGGAAGGACAGTCACTGGGGGCATGTGGGCTTGACTTGAAGGCTCAGAAGAAGCTTGCCCTGTGACCGTCTGGGAGAGAAGTCCACAGAGAGACGCCAGCCCGGGGCTGGAGCAAGCTTGGTGTTCACCAGGAAAGGACAGTTGGGGCAGGGGACAGGCAGATAGGTGgtcaggaggaggagagagctcTGGGACCATTGTCAAGGACCAGGGCAGGACCTGTGTAAGCAGTCCCTTGGGTGTGGGGGAGGCAGGTGCTGGCACTGTGCCTCATCTCTTGCAAGGGGCTGCGCTCAGCcttgacctgggaagttcatggggactggccagtCACAAGTGCTGGGTAACAAAGACCACAGAGGGGACCTTCTTAGGGGAAACCTTACCGCTTTTTGCACACAGTGTGCCCCTGAGCCCACCAGCCAGAGCCCACGCCCACTGCCCCTTCTGCAGTGTGTGAAGTCCAGAAGGGGTGCTGCCAGCCCAGCTTCAACCTCTGGAGAAGCTTCCACGCTCCCCAAGCACCAGGCACGTCCCTCATGTCTCCCCAATGCGCCCTGAGGTCAAGAACACCCTGCTCTGCCTGCTCTGGCCCGCAGCGGCTGCTTCCCTTAGAGTCACCACCTGGGCCCTGCTGAGGGTACCAGGGCCCAGTATCCCCGAAGGTGCCCACCTGCTTGGGATATTCCTGCAAGTCCAAACTCCAGACTGCCTTTCCTGCCTGGAGGGACCCCTGCCCAAAAGCCAATGCCTGGGGACTCATCACTTGGTGCACACGGAGGGGCACCAAGTAGGCACAGGTTCCTCCCAGGTTCCTGTCTGTAGTGTCACAGGGACACAGAAATAAATAACCAGAGATgtttccctcttcctttttttttttttttttttggccatttccttccccgTAGGACCCAGGTAAGAACATTTGTGAAAGGCGATTTCAACTTGAAAATCACCCAGACGGTGACCAAAAGGGCTGGAACCTGTCACTAGGGGGCAGCTTGGGCCACACGCGGGGACCAGCCTGAGGCCCGCAGAGAGTGGGACGAGACCCAAGACCACCAGTCCCCCAGGAGAGGCTTGTGAGGGTTCTTCTCCTCCCGGCTCAGCCCAACAGTGCCCGGCCCCAATCGGTACTCAGTGAGGACTTGGGACTGTGCTTTCATGAGAGTCCTGACGGTGGGCCAGGTCCTCGGTCCTTTCTAGAGGAAGGAGCGGCTAGCACAGAGGGCAGCAGCGGGCGGCCAGGCCCCCAGCGTGGCGAACGAGAGAGGGGTCGGCTGCTCGCACCGGTTCCCGGGCCATAGCAAGGTACGTCGTTGGGGACCAGTCCCAGTAACAAGCTCAAAGCCGGGCACTGTGACGTCCCAGGTACCCAAACAAACCTTGGACCAGCGAGGTCGTCGGCCCGGCGGGGGGCGGCCAGGGTTCCCGCGGCTCCCTCTCCCCCAGGGGGCGCTCAGCGGGGCCCTGGAGCGGGCGGGAGCGGAGAGGGCGCCGGGCTGCCGGGGGCGAGGCCATGCGCCCGCACGGGGCGGCGCTGCTGCTGGCGCAGCTGCTGGTGCGGATCGAAATCGCCGAGCAGGGTGAGCTCGGGCGAGGGCTGCGGCGAGGGCTGCGGGCGCGAGCCGGGGTGAGGGGGCGGCTGGGGCGCGAGGAGGCAGGGGCGAGCTCACCTCGTCTCCTGCCCCCAGCCTTTCGGGACAAGGACCTGCTGCTTCCAGGTAAGGCGTGCAGGAGGCGCTTCCCCGCGGAGGGCTCGTGGGCCCGAGCGCGAAGGGCGCCTCAGCTTTCCCTCTCCCCGCTCCAGGTTTTCAGAACTCGTCGATGCTCGCATGTAACTGATGGGTCCCGGGGGGCCGGGGACGGGCAGGACGGGGCGGGCGCCCTCGGGCCACGTGGGGCGGGTCCCCAGCGTTCGACGCTTCCTGGGTGGCAGGACCCCAGGACGCGCGGTTCCCCGGGGAGCCCCTTCCCTTCCCAGTGGGTGAGGGTGAGCAGGATGAGCCTGGCTCCCGCAGCTCAGCCTGGTGTTCGTCTGTCCATCCCAGGGCCTTGTGGCATCCAGGGCATCCAGGGGCGCGTGGTGGGTGGAAATGAGGCC carries:
- the LOC108633876 gene encoding testisin-like; translated protein: MPTRIVGGKDAEIGQWPWQGSLRLWGSHFCGASLLNRRWVLSAAHCFEKALSSLDSNRNPFHWSVQFGELSAAPSIWNLQAYYNRYYVDQIFLSPFYLGAPVYDIALVKLSSSVTYTKYIQPICVMASISEFENSSDCWVTGWGDIEEELRSAGRDHKHDHV